The Raphanus sativus cultivar WK10039 chromosome 2, ASM80110v3, whole genome shotgun sequence DNA segment CTTCAGACGAGAGCCTCTTCCATCGACCATTTACTGCTTGTCTTGTACTTGGAATATTCCGAACCAAAAACCAAAGCTGGGGATGTATCTGCTCTAACGCAACGGTGTCCGGTTAAATATATTAACCTCGTTTAACACCCCACCTGGTAAAACCGgttggttgaaccagaggtggGTGTGTACCAATGCTGCTGCATCTGGATCCATTCCTGTAATGTGAAGCATAGACCATTAATTCATGTGTTGCACATAGAGAAGAAAGATCGATGATCATATATGATTCTGCCGTCAACTTCGTTAAAGAAAGCATATATTATCCTTAAGAAACTAGGTCGAGAAATTACTCTTCTCCAAAAGTTCCTTgatgcagagagagagagagagagagagagagagagagagagagagagagagagagagagagagagagagagagagagagagagagagagagagagagagagagagagagagagagagagacgaagcTCACGCTGATATGACACCTACTCAAGAAAACAAAGGTTAAAAGAGTACATTTTCTCCAGAAGTTTCTCTGCAAAGAAGGTACCTTTCTGGAAACTTTCTCGCTGAAGATATAGAGAGAATGATGATATGATATCTCCTAGCTCTTCTCTTTTGGTTTACCTCTTATCGGGAAGTTTCTCtgcatatatatagagagagaaatgaagacatagagagagagaaatgaaaAGACGTTAAATGGTCGATGACGATACTATCACTGTGTTTCCCTAAGAAACTAAGATCACTAAGATTGCAAATAAGGTTCCCTAATACCTAGTCAATTTCCATAAGAAAATAAGTCAAGAACTTACCTTTCTCGGAAAGTTTGGCGCTGAAGATAAAGAGATGAACTGTAACCGTGATGATGTTATGATACCTCACTTTCCGTGAAAACGTACCTCTGCTTGGGAAGTTCTCTGCATCGAGAGAGACAGATATAGACCTCGTCACTTTCTTTACTTAAGAAACTAAGATCACTAAGATCAAGAACGTACCTTTTTTGAGAAGTTTCTCGCGAAGAGAGAGCGAGATGAAGCgcgaagagaaagagagacagaGATGAAGAGAGGTGATATTATATTTAACTGAGTTCTGAAATCAGTACACTCATGTAAATGATTTAAACATTACTTGACTAAAccctattttttatatatctacgATTGAAAGACATTGATATCATTGAAAGATATGAAGGTTCTCTGTGGAGTGTGTATATATTgcaactttaatattttatttttatttgtttgcaCATAATTAATGCATTTATGTTACATATGTATGTAAATTTCTATATAGGAACTGGTATAGTTCCTGCAAGTGTTGTATatgtttatgtaaatatatctctatatataataataactcttttttttttgaaactgaaagcTTGgacttttcttttcaaaactgGGTGCACGAAGGGGAATTGAATCCAGGTTAGGGGTGTCAAAGGTAGAAATATGTAACCAGTTGAGCCGTCTCCGActgcataataataataataataataataactcttatgttgataaaaatatagtatatgGCCTTCAACTTAAATTTTGAGATTAATTTTGAGGCACGTATGAGatcataaatgtttttcttttcttgctttTGTGTTTTGACAAGTTTTGCATATAACTATCCATTTTTAACTGAACTATACCATTTCCTATGTTAGAAACTTGTGTAAATATTGGTGTTAAGTGATGCGCTTCATGCATGTCCTgcttttttttggttcaatgCAAGTCCtacttttctctttgtttaagCTCCATTCGGTAAattaatttgtaatatattaataattacttAAAAGAAATGCAgcatttgatattttaaaattaaattaattaagaCAAGAAATACATAAtgataatacaaaaaaaattgagtggGCTAACTGTTAATTAGTGTTGGCCACAAAACCCGAATCCGATTCGAAACTTTGATTTATAGAAAATTGAAATCGAACCAGACACAAACCGAAATAAATTGGATATTTCTCATATCTCTAAATGagatttatgtatttaaatatattagttgatttgagatttattatacaaaatatattcaaaatatataagatattattaagttgtccaaaatacttgaagtatatataaatattcaaaagtaaatattttaaatagctAGACAATACTCAAAACggcaaaaatatttgaaatgtcTATtaattctccatccaaatattcaaatgaatttaatttttatattaaatttaggtattgtggaataaattataaaattaaatgttatatattattttattttagcttttgttttttttttaatatatgtgagtTTTAAgccttaaaaataatttaaacgggttaatgtagatccgaaccaaacccaCAAAAAGTCCCGACAAAAATGTGTAAATATTTCTAAAGTAACTATAACTTTTAACTTCAAAAACCCTGAAATCTTGTAGAGTGTTTTCGAAGCTTGTAGCTGAAGGGATTGTTAGTGGAGCATTGATCGTGAACTGGAGAAGAATCCTTGCCTGATGACTGAAGCGAGTGACCTGAGGGACTAACCAACTCGCTGCGAGTGAGCTCCACCTGGACATCTGATGAACCAACTCGCTCATTCCACTCGATAATACCCCTTTTAGCCTCCAAAACAGGATATCATCGTTTTACTCTCTGTTTTCTAGAATTTGAATCTTTTATGAATTAAGTTATATCTTTTCTGTCTTTTGCTTTATTCTAATAATGTTATCTTCTTATTTCTCTTAGGTTAGATTTAGGCTAAGTCATGGAGATCCTTCTTAACTAGGTTTGTAATGCTTAGATTAGATGTTCCTAATGCTAGTTTCAGCTTTGATCACCTGAATGGCATCAAAACACCCACAAAGGTGTTTGTCAAAATGTCAACTTCAATTCCAATCTTAATATATGATTATTCTTTCATCAGAGATTGGTGTTAAGAATAGTTGGGTTGCTATTCTCAGTTTGCTCTCAATGTCAATCTGACTTTGATCACCAAGAGTTTGGTTCAATAAACCCTTTATGCTACATAGATATTGCTAACAACGACAAAAACCTTGTTACCATATCGGATTTGCTTTGTTTACAGTATCCTTTTTGGATTGTTAGGATCAAGTTCTGTTACTATTATTAGGGTTGTCTGGTCATAATTAAACATCTTTCACTCTGTCTTTTGAAACGTTTGCAGGTGAACTTGCTCACTCAGCCCGCCAGAAACCAGCGAGTTGCTCATTTCTTGAGTGCAAGAACCTGAAAGGCAGCGCTCACGAGTGACCCTCCTTCTCTTCCATGCTGAGCCGTACCATCTGGAAGAATAGCAAAACCCGTAGGACGTAGTGACACATAGTCAGGGTCACCTCCCTTGAGAACAACACTCTCTGTCAATGTTGGGTCAGTAGAGGTCTcttgaatcatcatcatcatcatcttcttctggcTAGTGTTTGGGGTCTGCAACCAGAAACACATCAGTATTCAGTCACATATCAAAGaccaaaaagaattaaaaaaaaaacagactaAACATAGAGTAacttttgtgtttcaaaaaaaaaaacatagagtAACTTTTATACCCGGAGTAAAATATACACAGTTCCTACTGTCTCTCCCATTTTCAATCTGTGACATCAACTGCACATCCTCCCCTCCAGTTGTGATAACATCCCACTGCAGATAACATTTCAACACATGTTCTAAATATCAAGAAAGAAAGCAAAGGGAAGAGGAGTTAGTGTTCCAAGAAAGGTACTAACATTGGTTCGATTGTTGGCATCTCTGAGGAAGTCAAAGACTGTGTTAGGAGGAACCGGGAGCCAAAACGAAGTGGATGCATAGAGAATGACCCCTACAGGCCCTTCCTGGATCATTCAAGCTCTTCCGAGTCATCACTCTGACAGTATTACCAGGCAACTTAAACCATATATCTCCTGCTGACGTGGCCACTCCAGAAAGGAAACTTCTTTTCATCCTCTCAGCTATTTTCATAACGCTCTGATTTGCCTGGTTGGTTATCACTGCACcattccacaaaaaaaaaaactcacaaaatagttaaggaaaaagagagatagagagttTATCTCTTAGAAGCAATGTTTGTGATTAGGTAAACTGTTGATTGGTCtggcactacaagaaaacacgctgatTCTGAGGAaaataccgagggaaaatgagttcttcggaaatttctgacaaaatatcgaggaaatatcgaggaaaccaagaaatggggtttcctcgaaatttcctcactattttttgaggaaatttcgaggaagaccaacttcctcggtatttttcgagggaataccgaggaaacaCGGGTCGTCGGAAAAAACCGacggatatttctaatatttcgacgacatcttgtagccgttagagagccgttgggagagCCGTTGGGGGATTTAAactatttcgaggaaatttcgaggaaatgtcTGTTTCCCTCGAAaattcctcgaaatttcctcagtatgccgggaggatttcatctataaatacagccacccctcttcctcttcattcactccatttcttttcttcttctctcctagtctcacgaatttgattccaaaaaaacatatcttcttcaaattattttcgttcttggatggatcgacctcatttggatccggacacgagattgcttacggaagaatacaatcaaggtataatcgaattcatgagggtagctcgccaacaaccggaagcagaaacatgtaagttaagatgtccttgctctaattgtaaaaatagaaaagttattaaagaatgggatgtttggactcatctattattgagtgggtttacacgaagttacaaaatttggtatcatcatggggaaactgattatgaacttggtagtaCTAGCAAACCTCAGCCGAcggttagattagaagaaccaattagggcggatgtagattatggtgtaggtactgagcagatgataaatgatcattttagaggggaagatttacccaatgcagaagctaggagattttatgaaatgttggatgctggaaagcaaccattgtacgaatgttgcagagatggtcattcagctttatcatctgctatgagactgataggcattaaaacagattataacttggctgaagactgtgtggatgcgatagctaattttgttaaaggtatttctacctgaggataatgtagctccaggttcatactacgaggttcaaaaactcgtagctggggttggtttatcttatcaggtaatagatgtatgcagcgataactgcatgatttattggagggcggatgatcagcggactacatgcaaattttgtgggaagcctcgttataaagatacgagtggaagagttccagtaCCATATAAAAtgatgtggtatttgcctttgacggaaaggttgcagaggttgtatctttcagaacgcacagcgcaacgaatgagatggcatgcggagcactcaacagatggtgagattagacatccttcagatgcaaaagcgtggaaacatttccaatcaaagtatcccgactttgcgtatgagagaagaaatgtctaccttggattatgtactgatggtttcagcccgtatgggaagagtggaagacaatattctctatggccagtcattgttacaccatacaacttacccccaaacttgtgcttgcgacgagagtttttgtttctctccattctcgttcctggaccagagcatcctaagagatcatttgatgtgtttcttcagccactaatatatgagttgcaacaactatgggctcaaggtgctgaaacatacgatatttcgtgtaaagaaaactttcaaatgcgggcagtactaatgtggacaataagtgattttccagcatatggtatgttatctggatggacaacgcatggaaggctatcatgtccatattgtcaagataatactgatgctttccaactaaaacacggaaggaaaacgtgttggtttgactgtcacatgagattcctaccacctgatcatccatatcgtaggagtaggaatttgtttacgaagaacaagaggatgtttgacagtccacctgcagaaattagtgggaaaggtttgaagacacaactaagagattttggtgcagaaaggacgccagacgtcggtggacatgcgcgttttccggtagatgctgttggaaacctacataactggcacaaaaagtaTATTCTTGGATCTGCCATACTGGGAGGATCATTTGCTAACGTGGACTTCCCGACCATGCCAGACCCGGACTTCCAAAACCCgtagtttaatttctttcaaaaactctaaatgttttattttgatttgtatgactttgaatttatataatatgttttaaatttaaaatttaattttatattttcgaatttaaattttaaaaatattttttttttcaaaaataatttttttataaaaaaaaacaattttcaaacATTTCGAGGAACAGCcgtcctcggtatataccgagggaagttttcctcgaaaattttcgagggatggttcctcgaaaatttttcgaggaaacctgttcctcggaaaattccgaggaacttagttcctcgaaaattttcgatgAACCTAtccctcgaaaattttcgaggaacctgtccctcggaatattccgaggagccgagttcctcgaaatttttcgGAGGACTCTTCCCTCGGTACCATcttcggtatataccgagggaaagTTCCTCAATATATATCGACGACCACTTCGACGAATCCCTCTCCTCTAAATCTCCTCGAAATtcttgttcctcgaaattccgtcacaaaatttcaaggaaatttcgagggaaaatgaaattttgaggACATTTTTTCGACGGAcattttcctcggtatgtcgtcggaataaccgtattccgacgacataccgaggaaaatgtccctcagtatcagcgtgttttcttgtagtgtgggTTCTATTATGTTGTCTCGGTTCTTGATATTCCTCTTTTGATTTCTCAGCTCCTGAATCGCATTGAGTTTTCCGCCCTTTAAGAGGATTAGCTTATCCTCTCGATACTCTGCATTTTTCGAAGAATTTTTGCctcaatttataaattatagagGCGGTTTTACTATCCTAAACAAATAAGGAAATATGTGGAAGCACCGTGGCCTAGTGgtcaaggtttaaaggcttctacacccagATCTGGGGTTCGAATCCCAGGCAATGCAATTTCTACAGGAAGAAGTCTGAGTTTCAATTCCCGGAGAA contains these protein-coding regions:
- the LOC108830720 gene encoding homeobox-leucine zipper protein HDG2-like isoform X1 → MGETVGTVYILLRTPNTSQKKMMMMMIQETSTDPTLTESVVLKGGDPDYVSLRPTGFAILPDGTAQHGREGGSLVSAAFQVLALKK
- the LOC108830720 gene encoding homeobox-leucine zipper protein HDG2-like isoform X3, which gives rise to MIQEGPTPNTSQKKMMMMMIQETSTDPTLTESVVLKGGDPDYVSLRPTGFAILPDGTAQHGREGGSLVSAAFQVLALKK
- the LOC108830720 gene encoding homeobox-leucine zipper protein HDG2-like isoform X2, producing the protein MIQEGPVGTPNTSQKKMMMMMIQETSTDPTLTESVVLKGGDPDYVSLRPTGFAILPDGTAQHGREGGSLVSAAFQVLALKK